One genomic segment of Profundibacter amoris includes these proteins:
- a CDS encoding YeeE/YedE family protein, translating to MDILPLVEWLGENPTAALFGLITGVIFGVAGQRSRFCLRAATIEFARGQIGPSVTVWLLTFSTALFWVQGADLLGWMRVEEARIMAVPGSWSGAIIGGLIFGVGMVLSRGCSGRLLVLAATGNLRSMVSGLIFAVVAQMSLHSWLAPLRNWLAALWTTKGGQNMDLLAEFHLPDWGGFALGIVLAGYAIYQARRNQMSTMRLVFASGVGFAVAVGYLLTFSLSEVSFDPITVTSATFTGPSANTLMFALDSTSILKFDIGLVPGVFLGSFLASVIARDFKFQGFENEANMRRSMFGAVLMGFGGMLAGGCAIGNGVTGTSIMAGTAWLALFFMWVGAMTTDYLLDQRRVALPA from the coding sequence ATGGACATTCTGCCCCTTGTTGAATGGCTGGGCGAAAACCCCACAGCCGCCCTGTTCGGCCTGATCACCGGCGTGATTTTCGGCGTCGCCGGTCAGCGCTCGCGGTTTTGTCTGCGGGCCGCCACGATCGAATTTGCCCGCGGCCAGATCGGGCCAAGCGTTACCGTCTGGCTGCTGACCTTTTCCACAGCCCTGTTCTGGGTGCAGGGCGCGGACCTGCTGGGCTGGATGCGGGTAGAAGAGGCGCGGATCATGGCCGTGCCCGGATCATGGTCGGGTGCCATCATCGGCGGTTTGATCTTTGGCGTTGGCATGGTTTTGTCACGCGGCTGTTCCGGCCGGTTGCTGGTGCTGGCGGCCACAGGTAACCTGCGCAGTATGGTTTCAGGACTGATTTTTGCCGTGGTTGCACAGATGAGCCTGCACAGCTGGCTGGCCCCCTTGCGCAACTGGCTGGCGGCACTCTGGACCACCAAAGGCGGGCAAAACATGGACCTGCTGGCCGAATTCCATCTGCCCGACTGGGGCGGGTTTGCCTTGGGCATCGTGCTGGCCGGTTACGCCATCTATCAGGCGCGGCGCAACCAGATGAGCACCATGCGGCTGGTGTTTGCCTCGGGCGTCGGCTTTGCGGTGGCGGTTGGCTATCTGCTGACCTTCTCGCTCTCGGAAGTCAGCTTTGATCCGATCACCGTCACCAGCGCCACCTTTACCGGCCCCTCGGCCAACACGCTGATGTTCGCGCTGGACAGCACTTCGATCCTGAAATTCGATATCGGGCTGGTGCCCGGCGTTTTCCTTGGCTCGTTCTTGGCGTCCGTGATCGCGCGGGATTTCAAATTTCAGGGGTTCGAGAACGAAGCCAACATGCGCCGCTCGATGTTCGGCGCGGTACTGATGGGGTTCGGCGGGATGCTTGCGGGGGGCTGTGCGATTGGCAACGGCGTGACCGGCACATCAATCATGGCCGGCACCGCATGGCTGGCGCTGTTCTTTATGTGGGTCGGGGCAATGACCACCGATTACCTGTTGGACCAGCGGCGAGTTGCCCTGCCCGCCTGA
- a CDS encoding MFS transporter, producing the protein MKLVTLEQAQSLPFWRRPIFLLFLMSAAMPVAFATWSALLNNFVIEVAGFTGVEIGWLHSVREIPGFLAIGVIALIIFIREQVLGAVALLMLGVATALTAQFPSLGGILTITMLSSIGFHYYETVNQSLQLQWIDKARAPHVLGWIVAAGSAATLIAYVLIVLTWQAFDLSYNFVYMVSGGFTALVAIFALLAYPQFEAPHPQVKKFVLKRRYWLYYALQFMAGARRQIFVVFAGFMMVEKFGFKVHEITALYLINLIANMLFAPLMGRAVGRYGERNTLIFEYVGLVIVFSLYGGIFYFGWGVVLAATLYVIDHMFFALAFALKTYFQKIADPQDIAPTAAVAFTINHISAVFLPALLGYLWVTAPGGVFVLAAGMAMVSLALALMIPRHPEKGYETMFSRKVVAPAQ; encoded by the coding sequence ATGAAATTGGTCACACTGGAACAGGCACAATCACTGCCCTTTTGGCGGCGGCCGATATTTTTGCTGTTTTTGATGTCGGCGGCAATGCCCGTGGCCTTTGCCACCTGGAGCGCGCTGCTGAATAATTTCGTGATTGAAGTGGCGGGGTTTACCGGTGTCGAAATCGGCTGGCTGCATTCGGTGCGCGAAATACCCGGTTTTTTGGCGATCGGGGTGATCGCGCTGATCATCTTTATCCGCGAACAGGTGTTGGGGGCGGTGGCGCTGCTGATGCTGGGGGTGGCTACGGCGCTGACCGCGCAATTTCCGTCACTGGGCGGGATCCTGACCATCACCATGCTGTCCTCGATCGGGTTTCACTACTATGAAACCGTCAACCAGTCGCTGCAATTGCAATGGATCGACAAGGCCCGCGCGCCGCATGTGCTGGGCTGGATTGTGGCGGCTGGATCGGCGGCGACATTGATTGCCTATGTGCTGATCGTGCTGACTTGGCAGGCTTTCGACCTTAGCTATAACTTTGTCTATATGGTTTCGGGCGGGTTCACCGCTTTGGTCGCCATATTCGCCCTGCTGGCCTATCCGCAATTCGAGGCCCCGCATCCGCAGGTCAAGAAATTCGTTCTGAAACGGCGCTATTGGCTGTATTACGCCCTGCAATTCATGGCCGGTGCGCGGCGGCAGATATTCGTGGTATTCGCCGGTTTCATGATGGTCGAAAAATTCGGCTTCAAGGTGCACGAGATCACGGCGCTGTACCTGATCAACCTGATCGCCAACATGCTGTTTGCCCCCTTGATGGGCCGCGCTGTGGGGCGCTATGGCGAACGCAACACGCTGATTTTCGAATACGTCGGACTGGTGATCGTGTTCTCGCTATACGGCGGCATCTTCTATTTTGGCTGGGGCGTGGTGCTGGCGGCGACGCTTTATGTGATCGACCACATGTTTTTCGCGCTGGCCTTTGCGTTGAAAACCTATTTCCAGAAAATCGCCGACCCGCAGGATATTGCCCCCACGGCGGCTGTTGCTTTCACCATCAACCACATCTCGGCAGTATTTTTGCCCGCCTTGCTGGGGTATCTATGGGTCACGGCACCCGGCGGGGTGTTTGTCCTTGCAGCGGGGATGGCGATGGTGTCTCTGGCGCTTGCCCTGATGATCCCGCGCCACCCTGAAAAGGGCTATGAAACAATGTTCTCACGCAAAGTTGTGGCCCCTGCGCAGTAG
- a CDS encoding proline dehydrogenase family protein — MFRKLWQSGMIALARSRRVRNFAQHSRATSFLSGKYVSGETPAAGIKRAQELLAGNGIRSSLFYMGEYVDDWDLVTQNIDNKLDVAARLGQAGLDVHVSVDPTQIGHHLDPDVVAGHAERIAKAVQAAVGNKGGVNCLMFDMEDASLNDPTIAVHNRMQDMGLPVALTLQAYLRRTRQDLQAQIARGSRVRLVKGAFAAPPDIAFTKRADIKANSRALIGDMLSQQARENGFYPIIATHDTALQDFTIETARANGWAAGDYEFEMLLGVREDVAKALAAKGERVRLYVPFGRDWWPHAARRIGENPANAMLLMRSLFS, encoded by the coding sequence GGCGCGCTCCAGACGGGTTCGGAATTTCGCCCAGCATTCGCGGGCAACCAGTTTTCTGTCGGGTAAATATGTGTCGGGCGAAACGCCTGCAGCGGGGATCAAGCGGGCACAGGAATTGCTGGCGGGAAACGGCATCCGCAGTTCCCTGTTCTACATGGGCGAATATGTGGATGACTGGGATCTGGTGACGCAGAACATCGACAACAAACTGGATGTTGCCGCCAGACTGGGGCAGGCGGGGCTGGATGTGCATGTGTCGGTTGACCCCACCCAGATTGGCCATCATCTGGACCCCGACGTGGTGGCGGGCCATGCCGAACGGATCGCCAAGGCGGTGCAGGCGGCGGTGGGAAACAAGGGCGGTGTGAATTGCCTGATGTTCGACATGGAGGACGCCAGCCTGAATGATCCCACCATCGCGGTGCATAACCGGATGCAGGATATGGGCCTGCCCGTGGCGCTGACCTTGCAGGCCTATTTGCGGCGCACGCGGCAGGATTTGCAGGCGCAGATCGCACGCGGCAGTCGGGTGCGGCTGGTCAAGGGGGCGTTTGCCGCGCCCCCGGATATTGCCTTTACCAAACGGGCCGACATAAAGGCCAATTCGCGGGCCTTGATCGGCGATATGCTGTCGCAACAGGCGCGGGAAAACGGGTTCTATCCGATCATCGCCACCCATGACACGGCATTGCAGGATTTCACCATTGAAACCGCGCGGGCCAATGGCTGGGCCGCCGGCGACTACGAATTCGAAATGCTGCTGGGCGTGCGCGAGGATGTGGCCAAGGCGCTGGCCGCCAAGGGCGAGCGGGTGCGCCTGTATGTGCCCTTCGGGCGCGACTGGTGGCCCCATGCGGCGCGTCGGATCGGGGAAAATCCGGCCAATGCAATGTTGTTGATGCGGTCGCTGTTTTCCTGA